A single Campylobacter hyointestinalis subsp. hyointestinalis DNA region contains:
- a CDS encoding pyridoxamine 5'-phosphate oxidase family protein, whose amino-acid sequence MDEKIIQFIKQMNLLTLGVINEGVPYLSSCFYAYDEEKNSLFIASSKDSTHIKAISNLDKVGICIALDTKIIGMIKGVQASGVISLGDARAKTVYFKRFPYALPLNPDIYEIKLSWVKYTDNALGFGKKLYWSKDQI is encoded by the coding sequence ATGGATGAAAAGATAATCCAGTTTATAAAACAGATGAATTTACTTACTCTTGGAGTTATAAATGAAGGTGTGCCTTATCTAAGCTCTTGTTTTTATGCTTATGACGAGGAAAAAAATTCTCTTTTTATCGCTAGTTCTAAAGATAGTACGCATATAAAAGCTATATCAAATTTAGATAAAGTAGGAATTTGCATAGCTTTGGATACAAAGATAATAGGTATGATAAAAGGAGTTCAAGCAAGTGGCGTCATATCTTTAGGGGATGCTAGAGCTAAAACTGTTTATTTTAAAAGATTTCCGTATGCGCTGCCTTTAAATCCAGATATTTATGAGATAAAACTGAGCTGGGTCAAATACACTGATAATGCGCTAGGATTTGGTAAAAAACTCTACTGGTCAAAAGATCAAATTTAA
- the dut gene encoding dUTPase, which yields MQYIKLVEEMLNLQQKLNDETNGKNWEDGTTSEGKLISWKRCIYMECAELVDSFAWKHWKSINKPTNEENVIVEIVDIWHFIMSLGLENYHTNKLGDIHTLAIDISSCSGFSEFCKDAYGIKQYNIYEIINDIEVIINRCSGFDINFFDLLKDYFRLALKCGINLEKLFEVYMGKNVLNKFRQDNGYKQGLYKKEWNGIEDNVIMNEILNSGLHSPNEIYKTLQQRYEKAK from the coding sequence ATGCAATACATAAAACTAGTCGAGGAGATGTTAAATCTCCAGCAAAAATTGAACGATGAAACAAACGGTAAAAATTGGGAAGATGGAACAACTAGCGAAGGAAAGCTCATCAGCTGGAAACGCTGCATTTATATGGAGTGTGCTGAGCTAGTTGATAGCTTTGCTTGGAAACATTGGAAATCCATAAATAAACCCACAAACGAAGAAAACGTTATAGTCGAGATCGTCGATATTTGGCATTTTATTATGAGTTTAGGGCTTGAAAATTACCACACAAACAAGCTTGGCGATATCCATACTTTAGCTATAGACATAAGCTCTTGTAGTGGATTTAGCGAATTTTGCAAAGACGCTTATGGTATCAAACAGTATAATATATATGAGATCATAAATGATATAGAAGTCATCATAAATCGTTGTAGCGGTTTTGATATTAACTTTTTTGATCTATTAAAAGACTACTTTAGACTTGCTTTAAAATGCGGGATAAATTTAGAAAAGCTTTTTGAAGTATATATGGGCAAAAATGTACTAAATAAATTCCGTCAAGACAACGGATACAAACAAGGTCTTTATAAAAAAGAGTGGAACGGTATCGAAGATAACGTCATAATGAACGAGATATTAAACTCTGGTTTACACTCACCAAACGAGATCTACAAGACACTTCAGCAAAGATATGAAAAAGCTAAATGA
- a CDS encoding EI24 domain-containing protein has translation MIKILSLCLNDFFKKKFILLSLLPFISSLLVIGLVLIFGANELFDLLKQSLISTDFSFIDETKHGFLVSLLSSDITRILVMSIFYTLGGLLGILLSVMIAAIIAGFLTPIVTKFVDQKYYNTKLESQVGTTKVIKISLAVFFKFILILLITIPFLFVPFLNLFIINVPFFYLFYKFMLIDVASNSLDELSFELTMRKDGGFEFKFVALIFYALSLIPFVGLFFQLFFVMFFTHLLLRKNQIYRT, from the coding sequence ATGATAAAGATACTCAGCCTATGTCTAAATGACTTTTTTAAAAAAAAGTTCATTTTACTTTCGCTTTTACCATTTATATCATCACTTTTAGTAATCGGTCTTGTTTTGATATTTGGAGCAAATGAACTATTTGATTTGCTAAAACAGAGCCTTATAAGCACAGACTTTTCATTTATAGACGAAACAAAACACGGTTTTTTAGTCTCTTTGCTCTCATCTGATATTACTAGAATACTTGTAATGAGCATATTTTACACACTAGGCGGACTCTTAGGAATACTTCTAAGTGTGATGATAGCAGCTATAATCGCAGGATTTTTAACTCCTATCGTAACTAAATTTGTAGATCAAAAATACTACAACACAAAATTAGAGTCTCAAGTAGGCACCACAAAGGTGATAAAAATCTCCCTAGCTGTATTTTTTAAATTTATACTTATATTGTTGATAACAATACCTTTTTTATTTGTTCCGTTTCTAAATTTATTTATCATAAACGTACCGTTTTTTTATCTTTTTTATAAATTTATGCTGATAGACGTAGCTTCAAACTCACTTGATGAGCTTAGTTTTGAACTTACGATGAGAAAAGACGGTGGATTTGAGTTTAAATTTGTCGCTCTAATTTTTTACGCATTGTCTTTGATACCTTTTGTGGGACTATTTTTTCAGCTATTTTTCGTTATGTTTTTTACTCATTTACTACTTAGAAAAAATCAAATTTACAGGACTTAA
- a CDS encoding Na/Pi cotransporter family protein has product MYISKSFLVISFGVCIFLYAMIVLENSFSMFAGIESFLKKATSSKISSFSFGLLTTAIMQSSGLVSVLAISFLSAGLISLISGLAIIYGANLGTVTGAWLVAGLGLKVDIASYAMPLIVVGMLFIFNKSDKIKGCGYFLFSIGLLFLGIAYMKSGFDNIKDTIDLSKYAMSGVSGLLVYTLIGLIMTVVMQSSHATLTLAITALGVNQITYENSVAIAIGSNVGSTIMAIIGSFNANSEGKKLTVAHVIFNITSAIITIIFINFFIFITDETAKIAGVRDDDYTIKLAIFHTYFNVTGVLLFYPLTNLMEKLLNKFIKSEHKRSKVDTAYYLNEDSAQFSDSATEVLVKEVKHLYSNASSIIAKSISISKEDINSPLSPEEVIRSRQQPIKMDFDELYNNRFKEIYSQIIDFAVLASSNSKKEDMGKFMDLRRVALLLAEALKDIKNSQPNVYKFITSNNPYIKTEYDKLRIKLLKSLRIMAKMANLKDDYDLKTELKELKEIYNDYNNDELALDTLLGGKKISNTMATSLMNDTALIQGVTKKLLKIVEIIFTHSNQNDDFEVIKNSIKIA; this is encoded by the coding sequence ATGTATATAAGTAAAAGTTTTTTGGTGATAAGTTTTGGCGTATGTATATTTTTATACGCTATGATAGTTTTAGAAAACAGTTTTTCTATGTTTGCAGGGATCGAAAGTTTTCTTAAAAAAGCCACTAGTAGCAAAATATCTAGCTTTAGTTTTGGACTTTTAACAACTGCTATAATGCAATCTAGCGGCCTAGTTAGCGTTCTTGCTATATCATTTTTAAGTGCTGGACTTATAAGCCTTATCTCTGGTCTTGCTATCATATATGGAGCAAATTTAGGAACAGTAACTGGAGCGTGGCTAGTTGCAGGACTTGGGCTAAAAGTCGATATAGCCTCATACGCTATGCCTCTTATCGTAGTGGGTATGCTTTTTATTTTCAATAAATCAGACAAAATAAAAGGCTGCGGATATTTTTTATTTAGCATAGGACTCCTGTTTTTAGGTATTGCATATATGAAGTCAGGATTTGACAATATAAAAGATACAATAGATCTTTCAAAGTACGCTATGAGCGGCGTATCTGGACTTTTAGTCTATACCTTAATAGGACTGATAATGACGGTGGTAATGCAAAGCTCACACGCAACTTTAACATTAGCCATAACCGCCCTAGGAGTAAATCAGATCACATATGAAAACTCAGTAGCTATAGCCATAGGATCAAATGTAGGAAGCACTATAATGGCGATCATCGGCTCGTTTAACGCAAATAGCGAGGGTAAAAAGCTAACAGTAGCCCACGTGATATTTAATATTACAAGTGCTATCATAACGATCATTTTTATCAACTTTTTTATATTTATCACAGATGAAACAGCGAAAATAGCCGGTGTAAGAGATGATGATTATACTATCAAGTTGGCTATTTTTCATACGTATTTTAATGTAACTGGGGTTTTACTTTTTTATCCTTTAACAAATTTGATGGAAAAACTTTTAAATAAATTTATAAAATCAGAGCATAAAAGAAGTAAGGTAGATACGGCTTATTATCTAAACGAAGATTCAGCGCAATTTAGCGACAGCGCAACAGAAGTTTTAGTAAAAGAAGTAAAACATCTATACTCAAACGCAAGCTCAATCATCGCAAAATCCATAAGTATAAGTAAAGAAGATATAAACTCGCCTTTAAGCCCAGAAGAAGTCATAAGATCAAGACAACAACCTATAAAAATGGATTTCGATGAATTATATAACAATAGATTTAAAGAAATTTATAGTCAGATCATAGACTTTGCAGTGCTTGCTAGCTCTAATTCTAAAAAAGAAGATATGGGTAAATTTATGGATCTTCGCAGGGTCGCGCTACTACTTGCAGAGGCGTTAAAAGATATAAAAAACTCTCAACCAAACGTATATAAATTTATCACTTCTAACAATCCATACATAAAAACCGAGTATGACAAACTCAGGATAAAACTTTTAAAAAGTCTAAGGATTATGGCTAAAATGGCAAATTTAAAAGATGACTACGATCTAAAAACTGAGCTAAAAGAATTAAAAGAAATTTACAATGATTATAACAATGATGAACTAGCTCTAGACACACTGCTAGGCGGAAAAAAGATATCAAATACGATGGCTACCTCACTTATGAATGATACTGCTTTGATCCAAGGCGTTACTAAAAAGCTATTGAAAATAGTAGAGATCATATTTACTCATTCAAACCAAAATGATGATTTCGAAGTTATCAAAAATAGCATAAAGATAGCTTGA
- a CDS encoding acyl-CoA thioesterase: protein MKDMGEPRIKIVAMPSDTNPAGNIFGGWILSQIDLAGSIAARELAPTRVVTISMKEVIFKEPVFIGDIVSCYAKVINVGNTSITTAVKVVVQRLNDGGFLECVPVTTAEVTYVSVDKLGNKKPISTELKRLHGFLN, encoded by the coding sequence ATGAAAGATATGGGCGAGCCTAGAATTAAAATAGTCGCTATGCCTAGTGATACTAATCCTGCTGGAAATATATTTGGCGGATGGATTTTATCTCAGATCGACCTTGCTGGCTCAATAGCAGCTAGAGAGTTAGCGCCGACTCGTGTAGTGACTATATCTATGAAGGAAGTCATCTTCAAAGAGCCTGTTTTTATAGGAGATATAGTGAGTTGCTACGCAAAAGTCATAAATGTAGGAAATACATCTATAACTACCGCTGTAAAAGTGGTGGTTCAGCGCTTAAATGACGGTGGTTTCTTAGAGTGCGTACCGGTAACTACAGCTGAGGTTACTTACGTAAGCGTTGATAAATTAGGCAATAAAAAGCCGATAAGCACTGAGTTAAAAAGACTTCACGGTTTTTTAAATTAA
- the msrB gene encoding peptide-methionine (R)-S-oxide reductase MsrB, with translation MTLFLNAKESDMRNLKDIYLAGGCFWGTQAYFDKIRGVIKTDVGYANGKSDKTDYRSLHYSGHAETVHITFDKNVVSLAEILAHYFRIIDPFSVNKQGNDVGSQYRTGIYYNDSGLENEIFEFIKHEQTKYDKKIAVEVEPLKNYVLAEEYHQKYLDKNPGGYCHVDLSLADKPLYDESKFKVPSKDELKVKLSDLQYAVTQEKSTEKPYSSEYDKFDKKGIYVDIVSKKPLFSSSDKFDAGCGWPSFTKPITTDALEYNRDLSHGMERVEVTSSLANSHLGHVFTDGPKDKGGLRYCINGASLKFIPLEDMEKEGYKDYIIYVK, from the coding sequence ATGACACTGTTTTTAAATGCAAAGGAGAGCGATATGAGAAATTTAAAAGATATATATCTAGCAGGAGGTTGCTTTTGGGGGACACAGGCGTATTTCGATAAGATACGAGGGGTTATAAAAACCGATGTTGGATATGCAAACGGTAAGAGCGACAAGACTGATTATCGCTCACTTCATTACTCAGGTCACGCCGAGACTGTTCATATAACATTTGATAAAAACGTAGTGAGTTTGGCTGAGATCTTGGCCCATTATTTTAGGATAATAGATCCATTTTCAGTAAACAAACAAGGAAATGACGTCGGTTCGCAGTATAGAACCGGAATTTACTATAATGATAGCGGTTTGGAAAATGAGATATTTGAATTCATAAAACACGAACAGACAAAATACGATAAAAAGATCGCAGTAGAAGTAGAGCCGCTTAAGAATTATGTTTTGGCTGAGGAGTATCATCAAAAGTATTTGGATAAAAATCCGGGCGGTTACTGCCATGTGGATCTAAGCCTTGCAGATAAGCCACTTTATGATGAAAGCAAATTTAAAGTGCCTTCAAAAGACGAACTTAAGGTAAAATTGTCCGATCTACAGTATGCAGTAACTCAAGAAAAATCTACGGAAAAACCTTATAGTAGCGAGTATGATAAATTTGATAAAAAAGGAATTTACGTAGATATTGTGAGTAAAAAACCGCTTTTTAGTTCAAGCGATAAATTTGACGCAGGGTGCGGCTGGCCGAGTTTTACGAAGCCTATCACTACTGACGCGCTTGAATATAATCGCGATTTGAGTCACGGTATGGAGAGAGTGGAAGTCACTTCGAGCCTTGCTAATAGCCATTTAGGTCATGTTTTTACTGACGGTCCAAAAGATAAAGGCGGGCTAAGATACTGCATAAATGGCGCTTCTTTGAAATTTATACCGCTTGAAGATATGGAAAAAGAAGGGTATAAGGATTATATAATCTATGTTAAATAA
- the ciaB gene encoding invasion protein CiaB produces MNDFAALNKLVKKQKNELNNLYKNMDNEIVSKALNLCSLDSSSVNKIAVLRRIVDLNEVGIINELKNSGKSEDEIDTIKAKMYDFVSEFYINRHQGLINEVEEKGILEPFYLELIKSIHRIGVSLSKMQKTWQKSIIETTNREFETKFESIAKANEFITKNRLYQINPDNSRCDRVYGAVIKNSEDYKLAPYAVSFKDEMKSVKDAFETSLVNLEKLSKTKDDESYVIYLAKLKNAFLQTNNDLVIASWQDAERAWMDTKGKIQIGHPLEYYEDAYTHAVALEWDIRLVGDLSVDETKFKNSIKESFDEIYSKTGVKNQNMVNLVHSNIDKTQLYISVPMVYYAAEFNGLFSAQVVPNDEIVSRECGKKIFAFVNFVYESTKAKPFMKLASEIFDKDFLDFGREILYKKPEIWKKVYEISTIGHEFGHILFIDSDTQSAMNKSGEFKFIEEYKATTGGLINFFLHEDATYKMAVFHELIKRSIGLIAWQKVTETRAYYCEGLIHLSLLFRSGVLKFDGKKLQINFTQNGYESFKNEAMQNYINLATHYSNKFDAGEFLAKFAKFEGEIYLPQDRETLEFVKFYYQKYEKMANEIDDSGEWQKWQQA; encoded by the coding sequence ATGAATGACTTCGCAGCTCTAAACAAGCTGGTAAAAAAACAGAAAAACGAGCTAAATAATTTATATAAAAATATGGACAATGAGATAGTTTCAAAAGCCTTAAATTTATGCTCTTTAGATAGTTCTAGCGTCAATAAAATAGCGGTTTTGAGACGGATCGTAGATTTAAATGAAGTTGGAATTATAAATGAGCTTAAAAACAGCGGTAAAAGCGAAGACGAGATAGATACCATAAAAGCTAAAATGTATGATTTTGTAAGCGAGTTTTATATAAATCGCCACCAGGGCTTGATAAATGAAGTAGAAGAAAAAGGCATTTTAGAGCCGTTTTATTTGGAGCTCATTAAGTCAATACATCGCATCGGTGTATCTCTAAGCAAAATGCAAAAAACATGGCAAAAAAGTATCATAGAGACTACAAATAGGGAATTTGAAACTAAATTTGAGAGTATCGCAAAAGCAAACGAGTTTATCACTAAAAACAGACTTTATCAGATAAATCCTGACAATTCGCGCTGCGATAGGGTTTATGGCGCAGTGATAAAAAACAGCGAGGATTATAAGCTAGCACCTTACGCAGTCTCTTTTAAAGATGAGATGAAAAGCGTAAAAGACGCTTTTGAAACTAGTCTAGTAAATTTGGAAAAATTAAGCAAAACAAAAGACGATGAAAGCTATGTAATATACTTAGCAAAGCTAAAAAATGCATTTTTGCAAACAAATAATGATCTTGTGATAGCTAGCTGGCAAGACGCCGAGCGTGCGTGGATGGATACTAAAGGCAAAATTCAGATAGGTCATCCATTAGAGTATTACGAAGACGCTTATACACACGCAGTAGCGCTCGAATGGGACATCAGACTAGTTGGTGATTTAAGCGTTGATGAGACTAAATTTAAAAATAGCATAAAAGAAAGCTTTGATGAGATCTACTCAAAAACCGGCGTAAAAAACCAAAATATGGTAAATTTAGTACATTCAAACATAGATAAAACCCAGCTTTATATATCCGTGCCTATGGTGTATTACGCTGCTGAGTTTAACGGTCTTTTTTCGGCGCAAGTCGTGCCAAATGATGAGATAGTTAGCCGTGAGTGCGGCAAAAAGATATTTGCTTTTGTAAATTTCGTATATGAAAGCACAAAGGCTAAGCCTTTTATGAAACTAGCAAGCGAGATTTTTGATAAAGATTTCTTGGATTTTGGTAGAGAAATTTTGTATAAAAAACCTGAAATTTGGAAAAAAGTCTATGAGATCTCAACTATCGGACACGAGTTTGGGCATATTTTATTTATAGATAGCGACACGCAAAGCGCTATGAACAAAAGCGGAGAATTTAAATTTATAGAAGAGTATAAAGCTACGACTGGTGGACTTATAAATTTCTTTTTGCATGAAGATGCTACTTATAAAATGGCCGTATTTCACGAACTTATCAAAAGAAGCATAGGACTCATAGCGTGGCAAAAAGTCACCGAAACAAGGGCGTATTATTGTGAGGGGCTCATACATCTAAGCCTACTTTTTAGATCAGGAGTTTTAAAATTTGATGGTAAAAAACTACAGATAAACTTCACTCAAAACGGTTACGAAAGCTTTAAAAATGAAGCTATGCAAAACTACATAAACCTAGCAACACATTATTCAAACAAGTTTGATGCAGGAGAGTTTTTGGCTAAATTTGCTAAGTTTGAAGGTGAAATTTACTTACCGCAAGATAGAGAAACACTGGAATTTGTGAAGTTCTACTACCAAAAATATGAAAAAATGGCAAACGAGATCGATGATAGCGGCGAATGGCAAAAATGGCAGCAGGCATAA
- a CDS encoding F0F1 ATP synthase subunit C, which produces MKKVLFLVVALASFAFGADGEQIKAFSVVAAGIGLGVAALGGAIGMGHTAAATILGTARNPGLGGKLLTTMFIALAMIEAQVIYALVIALIALYANPFLG; this is translated from the coding sequence ATGAAAAAAGTTCTTTTTCTTGTAGTAGCTTTAGCAAGTTTTGCTTTTGGTGCTGATGGCGAACAAATCAAAGCATTTTCAGTTGTAGCAGCTGGCATCGGTCTTGGTGTTGCAGCACTTGGTGGAGCTATCGGTATGGGACATACTGCAGCAGCAACTATCCTTGGAACAGCTAGAAACCCAGGTCTTGGCGGAAAGCTTTTAACTACGATGTTTATCGCTCTTGCGATGATCGAAGCACAAGTTATTTATGCACTTGTTATCGCTCTTATCGCACTTTATGCTAACCCATTTTTAGGTTAA
- a CDS encoding YopX family protein: protein MQKHKVWHKLEKETYIVLDIFFTKDGKAMAFEGHRIDSSTIKLLPLNESIILLHSTGFSDRNGNAIFEGDIARADFGKVTIQFAKVRSEYVSGFFVTHKNIKTFHELTNKNSKQLEVVLSAFQ from the coding sequence GTGCAAAAACACAAAGTATGGCATAAGCTTGAGAAAGAAACTTATATTGTTTTAGATATATTTTTCACTAAAGATGGAAAAGCTATGGCATTTGAAGGACATAGAATTGATAGCTCTACTATTAAGCTATTGCCTTTGAATGAAAGTATCATATTGCTCCATTCTACTGGCTTTAGCGATAGAAATGGAAATGCAATATTTGAAGGCGATATTGCACGTGCAGATTTTGGTAAAGTAACCATTCAATTTGCTAAGGTTCGTTCAGAATATGTATCAGGATTTTTTGTAACACACAAAAACATAAAGACATTCCATGAATTAACTAATAAGAATTCAAAACAGCTAGAAGTTGTTTTAAGCGCATTTCAGTGA
- a CDS encoding metal-dependent hydrolase, with protein sequence MVHTTRVSFAISVALAPITTLSYFANININEQVLGLFIFGISIGAIFPDIDEPNSKIGKKCIGISEIIKTLFGHRGATHYFVVPIFMTLLLILSNTKNIMVLSISFGFITGYFLHIIGDSMTKSGINKAFWPLSNKSFGYSLKSIDFIQILV encoded by the coding sequence ATGGTCCATACAACACGCGTTAGCTTTGCTATATCAGTAGCATTGGCACCAATAACTACTCTATCATATTTTGCTAATATAAATATTAATGAGCAAGTCTTAGGTCTATTTATTTTTGGCATATCTATTGGAGCGATATTTCCAGATATTGATGAGCCAAATTCAAAGATTGGAAAGAAATGTATCGGAATATCAGAAATCATTAAAACACTATTTGGCCATAGAGGCGCTACACATTATTTCGTTGTGCCTATTTTTATGACATTATTGTTGATATTATCTAATACAAAAAATATCATGGTCCTTAGTATATCATTTGGCTTTATTACTGGTTATTTCTTGCATATCATAGGTGATAGTATGACTAAAAGCGGTATAAATAAAGCATTTTGGCCACTATCAAATAAATCGTTTGGATATTCCCTAAAAAGTATAGATTTTATACAAATTCTAGTGTAG